The following are from one region of the Siniperca chuatsi isolate FFG_IHB_CAS linkage group LG21, ASM2008510v1, whole genome shotgun sequence genome:
- the slc4a1a gene encoding solute carrier family 4 member 1a (Diego blood group): MEINFEEGSDMSYDYNDSAFPSPVKLTPPGQSGIYDLERRMQEEEEENEPPVEAIVIPSDSEAYLNLNTNATTRGDSQAYVELNELQGSTWQETSRWVGYEENFNPATGKWGPSHVSYLTFRSLIQLRKTMSTGAVIFDLNASSLSAVAEKVADELLNQNAIRTTDRDVLLRALLMRRSQSEEPVVTPSGDIQMQTFSVTKKRDSSDNMEASIVLSGVLDFLQKPVVAFVRLSDSVVMESALECPVPVRFVFVLVGPSQSTIDYSESGRAMGALMADWVFCLEAFLAQTNKDLTDAIADFMDCSIVIPPTEIQDKGMLESILNFQKKMLRDRLRPTDTRLAFGDRVQVEKPPEEPREDPLARTGYPFGGLVKDLKRRYRHYISDYVDALNPQVLAAVIFIYFAALSPAITFGGLLADKTEKMMGVSELMISTSIQGVIFCLFAAQPVLVIGFSGPLLVFEEAFFAFCKSHDIEYIVGRIWVGMWLIVIVVIIVAVEGSFLVRFISRFTQEIFSILISLIFIYETFNKLIKIFKTHPLILNYDHLNDTMDDPFHPLIKEHIEIHVDGNITIHVQETERPYPNTALLSMCLMFGCFFIAYFLRHFKNGHYFPGPLRRLIGDFGVPIAIFFMIAVDISIEDAYTQKLVVPKGVQVTNPNARGWFINPMGEKKDFPIWMMAACCVPALLVFILIFLESQITTLIVSKPERKMVKGSGFHLDLLILVTMGGIASIFGVPWLSAATVRSVTHANALTVMTKGPKPEIEKVLEQRISGMLVAIMVGVSIFMEPILKMIPMTALFGIFLYMGITSLSGIQMWDRMLLLITPKKYHPSDAYATRVKTLRMHLFTLIQLTCLAVLWVVKISPFSLALPFVLILTIPLRMFMTGRLFSVTEMKCLDADDANVTFEEESVKDVYDKSPLP; the protein is encoded by the exons TGACATGTCATATGACTACAATGACTCAGCCTTCCCCTCTCCAGTGAAACT GACTCCACCGGGCCAGAGCGGCATCTATGACCTGGAGAGGAGGatgcaggaagaggaggaggagaatgagcCACCTGTGGAGGCCATCGTTATTCCCAGTGATTCAGAGG CTTACCTGAACCTGAACACCAATGCCACCACAAGAGGGGATTCTCAA GCCTATGTGGAGTTGAATGAGCTCCAGGGCAGCACCTGGCAGGAGACTAGCCGCTGGGTGGGCTACGAGGAGAACTTTAACCCCGCCACAGGAAAATGGGGTCCTTCTCATGTCTCCTATCTCACCTTTAGGAGCCTGATCCAGCTCCGCAAGACCATGAGCACAG GTGCTGTCATCTTTGACCTGAATGCCAgcagtctgtctgctgtggctGAGAAGGTGGCTGATGAGCTGCTGAACCAGAATGCGATTCGCACCACTGATCGGGATGTCCTGCTGAGAGCTCTCCTCATGAGACGCAG TCAGTCTGAGGAACCTGTGGTTACTCCATCTGGAGACATTCAGATGCAGACCTTTTCTGTAACCAAGAAg AGAGACAGCTCTGACAACATGGAGGCCTCAATTGTCCTCTCAG GTGTCCTGGACTTCCTGCAGAAACCAGTGGTGGCTTTTGTGAGGTTGAGTGACTCTGTGGTGATGGAGTCTGCCCTGGAGTGTCCTGTCCCTGTTCGCTTCGTCTTTGTGCTGGTGGGCCCCAGCCAGAGCACAATAGACTACAGTGAAAGTGGCCGCGCCATGGGTGCTCTGATGGCTGACTgg GTGTTCTGTCTGGAGGCCTTCTTGGCCCAGACTAACAAAGATCTGACCGATGCCATAGCTGACTTCATGGACTGCAGCATTGTGATCCCTCCAACTGAGATCCAAGATAAGGGAATGCTCGAGTCAATCCTCAATTTCCAGAAGAAGATGCTGCGTGACCGTCTCCGTCCCACCGACACCCGCCTTGCCTTTGGTGACAGGGTCCAAG TTGAGAAACCTCCAGAGGAGCCACGGGAAGACCCCCTGGCCCGTACAGGCTATCCCTTCGGTGGGTTGGTCAAGGACTTGAAGCGGCGTTACCGTCACTACATCAGCGACTACGTAGACGCTCTGAACCCGCAGGTCCTCGCTGCCGTCATCTTCATCTACTTCGCTGCCCTGTCCCCTGCCATCACTTTTGGAGGGCTTCTGG CTGACAAAACCGAAAAAATGATGGGCGTGTCAGAGCTTATGATCTCCACCAGCATCCAGGGTGTCATCTTCTGTCTCTTCGCCGCCCAGCCTGTCCTTGTCATTGGGTTCTCTGGACCGCTGCTGGTGTTTGAGGAAGCTTTTTTCGCT TTCTGCAAGTCCCACGACATTGAGTACATTGTGGGCCGTATCTGGGTGGGGATGTGGCTGATAGTGATCGTGGTCATCATCGTGGCCGTGGAAGGCAGCTTCCTGGTCAGATTCATCTCCCGCTTCACTCAGGAAATCTTCTCCATCCTcatctctctcatcttcatCTATGAGACCTTCAATAAGCTCATCAAG ATCTTCAAAACCCATCCTCTGATTCTGAACTACGATCATCTGAATGACACAATGGATGACCCCTTCCACCCACTCATCAAGGAGCACATCGAGATTCATGTAGACGGCAACATAACCATTCATGTGCAGGAGACTGAAAGGCCCTACCCCAACACTGCCCTGCTGTCTATGTGCCTGATGTTTGGTTGCTTCTTCATTGCATACTTCCTCCGCCATTTCAAGAATGGTCATTACTTCCCCGGCCCG CTCCGTCGTTTGATTGGAGATTTCGGTGTCCCCATTGCTATTTTCTTCATGATTGCTGTGGATATCAGCATTGAGGATGCTTACACTCAG AAACTGGTTGTGCCAAAAGGTGTTCAAGTGACCAACCCCAATGCCAGAGGCTGGTTCATCAACCCCATGGGAGAAAAGAAGGACTTCCCCATCTGGATGATGGCCGCCTGCTGTGTACCAGCACTACTCgtcttcatcctcatcttcctGGAGTCCCAGATTACTAC GCTGATTGTGAGCAAACCTGAAAGGAAGATGGTGAAAGGATCCGGTTTTCATTTGGATCTGCTCATCCTCGTCACCATGGGAGGAATCGCCTCTATTTTCGGGGTCCCCTGGCTGAGTGCTGCCACCGTGCGATCTGTCACCCACGCCAATGCTCTCACTGTCATGACCAAGGGCCCGAAACCAGAGATTGAGAAGGTGCTTGAGCAGAGGATCAGTGGCATGCTTGTGGCCATCATGGTTG GCGTGTCTATTTTCATGGAACCTATTCTGAAGATGATTCCTATGACAGCCTTGTTCGGCATCTTCCTCTACATGGGTATCACCTCTCTGAGTGGAATCCAGATGTGGGACAGGATGCTTCTGTTGATTACACCAAAGAAATACCATCCCTCTGACGCCTACGCCACCAGG GTGAAGACGCTGCGAATGCATCTCTTCACTCTAATCCAGCTCACATGCCTGGCTGTCCTGTGGGTGGTGAAGATTAGTCCCTTTTCTCTAGCACTGCCTTTTGTTCTCATTCTCACCATCCCTCTGCGCATGTTCATGACCGGCAGGCTCTTCTCTGTCACGGAGATGAAATGT CTGGATGCGGATGATGCCAATGTGACGTTTGAGGAGGAATCTGTGAAGGATGTGTATGACAAGTCCCCACTGCCATGA